A region of Oculatellaceae cyanobacterium DNA encodes the following proteins:
- a CDS encoding Uma2 family endonuclease, with the protein MQVTEKRYYTPEEYLQLEEVGDYKSEYIDGEIIPMAGGSTNHNRIAGNFYAALNFALRQQNYEVFIGDVRLWIPKRRIYTYPDVMVVAGEPEYFNNRTDTILNPQVIIEVLSESTKGYDRQDKFEAYRSIDNIQEYLLIDQSRINVKQFSKTGKKRWTFSEYDQEDEAISLTTVEFKISLLDLYNKVKFEAVDSEGNNSGIQ; encoded by the coding sequence ATGCAAGTAACAGAAAAACGCTACTACACTCCAGAAGAATATTTGCAACTAGAAGAGGTTGGTGATTATAAGAGCGAGTATATTGATGGAGAAATAATACCTATGGCTGGTGGCTCTACAAATCATAATCGGATTGCGGGGAATTTCTACGCAGCGTTAAACTTTGCGCTGAGACAGCAAAATTACGAGGTATTTATAGGGGATGTTCGTTTATGGATACCTAAAAGACGGATTTACACTTATCCAGATGTGATGGTTGTAGCGGGTGAACCAGAATATTTTAATAACCGTACAGATACGATTTTAAATCCGCAGGTAATTATTGAGGTTTTGTCAGAATCAACCAAAGGTTATGATCGCCAGGATAAGTTTGAAGCTTACCGAAGCATTGATAATATTCAAGAGTATTTATTAATAGATCAAAGTAGAATTAATGTCAAGCAATTTTCTAAAACTGGAAAGAAGCGTTGGACGTTTTCTGAATACGATCAAGAAGATGAGGCAATTTCTTTAACTACAGTTGAGTTTAAAATTTCTTTGTTAGATTTGTACAACAAAGTGAAGTTTGAGGCAGTTGATTCGGAAGGGAATAATAGCGGTATACAGTGA